The genomic stretch TTGATCACAACAAGGAAGGATACAGTTGCATCTATTATGGGGTCAATTGATCTTATAATTATAAAGGATTTATCTGAGGAGGAGTGTTGGTTGTTGTTTAGACAATTGGCATTTTTTGGTAGGCCTCCGAAGGAGTGTGAAAAATTGGAGGAAATTGGAAGAGAAATTGTTGCAAAGTTCAATGGTTTGCCATTAGCTGCAAAAACTATTGGTAGTCTCATGCGATTTAAGAGAACTAGAGATGAATGGCAACGAATTTTAGATAGTGAAATTTGGAAATTGGAAGAGATTGAGAAAAGTCTTTTATCACCTTTGATGTTGAGTTATAATGATTTACCATCCATGATAAAACGATGTTTTTTATATTGTGCTATATTCCCAAAAgatcataatataaataaagatcAGTTGATCAAATTATGGATGGCTCAAGGTTATCTTGGGTTGAAAAAAGATACAGAGATGGAGATAATAGGCCAAGAGTATTTTAATCATTTAGCATCACGATCATTTTTCCAAGAGTttcaaaaagatgaagatgggAATATCATAAGCTGTAAGATGCATGATATAATTCATGACTTTGCTCAATTTCTCACTACGAATGAATATTTCACTATGGACATCTATGGGGGCAGTAGAGATCCAGTCATAAACACTTCGGCTCAGCATTCGATGTTAACACTTAAAAAAGGGGCTACATTTCCCATCTCAATTAGTAGCCTGAAAAGTTTGCGAAGTCTCTTAATTGGTTGTGAAGGTTATGAGTATTTGGTGCCTAATGGTGTTCTGCCAAATCTCTTTGGTGAATTGACATGTTTAAGGGCGTTAGACATGAGTTCAGAAATcctaaaattgaatttgattgcaACGATTCCAAAAGaggtaaaaaaattgatacatttgaaATATCTGAATTTGTCTGGTCAGGATGTGGAAAAACTTCCGGAAACATTATGTGAGTTATACAATCTACAAATTTTGGATGTTTCTTGGTGTTTAAAGCTTAAAGAACTGCCTCAAGGGATGGGGAAGTTGATGAGCTTGCGGCATTTGATTAACTTTGAAACACGCTCATTAAGTTGCATGCCCAAGGCAATTGAGAAATTAACTTGTCTCCGAACATTGAGTGATTTCTTCATAAAAAGCAGCAGCCGTGATGGTAGTAAAGCATGTAGTACTCTTGCATGCTTGAAAGATTTGAAACATTTAAGAGGAACGCTTGAGATTAGAGGGCTAGGAAATGTGACCAATGTGAGTGAGGTTAAGAGAATGCAAATTCTCAGCAATAAGAAAAACCTCTTCTATTTAAAGCTACATTTCGATAAAGATGGAGAAGGAGAGAGgaaaaaagatgatgatgagttaCTTCTTGAGGCTTTGCAGCCGCATCCAAATTTAGAGAAGCTAAATATAACAGGTTACAGAGGCAGCACTTTTCGTTCTGATTGGATCACGTCATTAACCAGGCTGAGGGTATTGCGTCTCTACAGTTGCAAAAATTGTATGCATTTGTCTCCCTTGGGAAAATTACCATCACTTGAATTACTAATCATAGAGGGAATGAATGTGAAAAACGTAGTTACGGGGATTGAAAGCGATGGTGAATTTTCATCATCTACATCTGTTATTCTCTTTCCCAAGTTGGAAGTTCTTCAATTCTGGTTTGTTTCCGAATGGGAAGAGTGTGAATACGCGAATACAATCTTGCCATGCCTTGATACTCTGTCAATCAATTGCTGTGTAAAATTGCGTGCACTGCCTGATGCCATTCTCCAGGGGGCGAAAAATCTACAACATTTGGACATTTATCAAAGTTATTCTTTGAAAGAACGATACAAAAATGGAACAGGAGAGGACTGGCAAAAGATCTCCCACATTCCcaatatcaaattcaatgaTTCATTTCTTCAAAGAGACCCACTCCCACTCCGTTGAGTTCTGAAATGGCTGCAATTACCAACCATCAATCCACAAAGGTAACTTCTCCGCATCCtctaatattaaaagtaatgtTAATAGTGTGGAATGAGTAGAAATTTAGGATGTTTTTACCTGTGTTTGACAAAGTTTAATTGCAGGAGATGTGCAGAAAAATTGAGGATGATGTTGAAGTTAGTAATTTATGGTGAAAGGAACAGGGGAGATAGTTATGCGAAAAGGAAGTTGGATTTCACTTGTGTTACGCttaatttgaatgagttttggtttgattttgttcaTTAAGTTGTTTGTTTTTACGGTGCTTGGACAACTTTCTTTGTATTTGCATGGTAAAATGGTAGTTACTAGTGAAAAATATGGTATGTGGGATTGGAAATTaagtgtaaaatataaaatatatgttatatgcCATGCGCTGAACATATTGGTATATCATTTGTAAATATTAGTGGTTTTAATTGTTATCCTTATAGTTAATTTCTTTGTTGTGGTGTATAATTCTAATTAAGTTGTGTTTAGATTGTTTTTTGTTGtaatgtgtgtatgtgtgtatgtatgtatgtatgtacgtatgtgtgtatatatatatatatatataaaccagcaaaaacaaacataatatcCGCCAAAGAACAGGCCCTTGGTATTTTTGACTTTATTCGGCTTTCAAAAAAATCTAATCCAAGTGCACTAGAACTGGATAAATCagattgaacatcaaattcatGGTAGGATGAATACCTTATCTTTGCCAAAAATATGACAAGGGCATATGAAGAGATCACCTCACAAATAGAAAAGAATATACAGTTTTCAATTGACTGACAATATTGAATGCATATGTAGATGGGCTGCGGGCTCTAATCCAAGTGAATGAACCTTCACAGTCTACTGCATTCACAGATTTCTACATTATATggctttcaaattaatataaaattgccTGTTGCTGTTTCATCACCATAAGAAGTACTGAAAAAACCACTAGAGAATTGTTCGAGCTTTCATCACCATAAGAAGTTGGCTACATCAAACATTAAAACATGTAAGAACACTTGACAGCTAATATAATGAACAGAAAACAACAGGCATACCAAACTCAGTACCAGttgtaaaaattgtaataatggTCCTATCATGTTACTGAATCGGTACTGTAATTGATTCTTGAGAACCACTACAGAAGCAAAATAACTTGCTGATTCTCATGTTAATGATTCTCAAGAGTCAGTGATGTTCATCAATCCAGTAACTTGCTGATCCCTTTGGTAAATCCAATGTCATTAAGACAATAATTCATGTATGTACACAGACAAATTAATGGATGAAATGCGATGTAGAGGATTATACATATAGTAGTGCTTACAACACTAATATGCCATTCATGATGATTCAAATCTTTAAATGTTGCTGCATCCATTCCCTGTAATTAGAGGTTCAGTATCATCAAAAAGTAGGAAAtaatatctgaaaatttttcttcaaaggtAAACAGTTACGGTTACTTGTTTATGCAATAACCTGAGAGCAAACTGTTTATACCTgtacataaattaatttgcaGAGCTAAAATGCTAGAATTGCAAGGATTTAATTGGATGCTAGCAATTCTAAACCCCTATGAAAGTGAAAAAACAGTGAACAAAGGACTAAAAATAACCACACAAAAACCCAAGTTTTATAACGGTTAATTCTCTCAAGAGAGTTCTGTCCATTTTGCCACAACGGAATTTCActgtgaagaagaaaaataacaagAGACTCTCACTAGCCTCACACTGAGCCTTTCATTCCCTAACTCTGATTACTATTCCTAATAAGACTCATAACGCATATTCTAATAAGActcttattataatatttaaaacaaatgatATTCCTATccttaattgtattttttagaaaaagacTCTGCATAGAAACATATTAGGAAAACCTATATCataatggaaaattaatttaaattgaattaggTTACACAATTCTAACATGTAGAACATATTTCAAAGAGCTCAAACATGCAAAAACACTTGCAATGCTATAGATGGGAAGCAACATTTTCTCCCCTTTAGACTTCGTAGTTGGCAAAACAGAGAAACGTGGGGCCAAGCCCTCTGATCTAAAAGTCCACCTATGAGAAAAGAGCAGATAAAAAGGAAGTCAGTGAACTAAAATGGATAAACATAAAATCAAGGTACAAATTATTATACAACAATCCGAATCAGTTCATAAACGTAAATCCATATGcttttctaaattaaaacattttttaggACTGCATAGCTCCGTGAAATTTCCTCTATAAAAGCTAATTGTTCTCATAGCCAGTACATACCCAATGTacagaaagatgaaaaattgtgCCCATTCTCAAAATAACAAGCGAAACCAATAATTTTCCAAAGAGTCATCCACGTTATGGTGTATctggaatttaaaaaaaattatcaatcacATAATTCATACTCAATGCAATGAATTAAACATATAACTTTATATTAAGGTGAAAATTAAGGCATATTCATACCACTGTTTCAGCCATGGCTACTATCTGCATAGCTCCCTGAAATTTCCTGCACAAATCCAAACATAACAAGCACATCAAGTTCAACATCCTCAAAACTTTGCcttgcttttctttcattttggaCTGGTTTACTCAGATATCATTAAAGTAGATAGAGTTAACAAATTCAAATGTGACACATACTTGAACATGATGTACTTTGTCTATACAGCATCATTAAAGTAGACAGAATGTTTGTGTCTTGTGCTTGAAGATGTCTCTGAAATTTGACCATTCTGTAAAGGGTCCTAGATTAACACCAAAAGCCTTAGTATTTGCAAAGCTGAAGACCATCCCAATTTGCAGTTTTATGAAGTTAGGTCAAAAGTAGGTTGACAGGGTGGGGGTGGGGTAAGAGGTAGGAAAGGGGATGAATATTCCCCCGCGGGCTGAAGACAAGGATTCCTTGTAATCCTGCTAGCGCGGACATGAAAAGCTTCCTTCATTCAAGGATCAGAAATGGGATATTCAACCCCTCCATGCCCTGTTGCCACCTCTAATTGAGAGCAAAGAAAGTGATGTATTATCATTCCTCAATCAAGCGAATTAACCTAACCCACATCACAACTTTCAAGTTTGAACTTGGTGAAAGAAATATGAGCACCTTGTTAAAACAGAACCTATCATACCTTGTCTCCAATATCCTGATGTGCTCTCAAAACTATTAAAATCGCAACTTTAGCCTTCATTTAACTTAAATACGCTCTCTTATTGTcatgaaagagagagaagtgAAGTTTCTCAACTTATAAATTGGCTTGGTCACGAATTTTAAACAGTACAAGAGTCCTATTCTCAAACCCACACTGTGTAACAGGTGGGAATGTATGCAGATCCTTCTACATGTTATTCTATGAATACTCTTATGACTGACAGAAGCAATATAATCAGAGTTAAGCATATGTTAGTCATGTAACTAGATTGGTGTCTAAGATATGTGAATTGCTtcattagtttataaatataataagctAGTATGATATATGATACCTATCTATGTATCTCTTATTACAGATATCAGCATTTAATAACTTAATGctaaaaatcacattttattcCCAAATATTCTATTTTCAATTCAGAAGTAAATAAGCAGTCCTCTCCTGCTACCATAACTGATATCAGCAGACAAAAGCtaacaatttaaaaacttaccaGAAGAGGAATGATAGAGTGAGGTGCTATGCTTTAGTCAAAGGAACAGATGCCAGCGTCCACTGTAAATTATTCGTCTGCTCTAACACAATTCAAAACGATCAAAATAAACATAACAACTCAATGACAAAAAGAATCAACCAAAGCAAACAATCATAATAACAGTtcataataacaacaaaaacttaaaaccaaaaagaacccatttttaaactcaaattaacaataacaaaccCAGAAGCAATGAATTGTTACCCTAAACAGGGAAAAACCCGAATTAATAAAATGCTTAGTGGCCCCAAAAAATTCAGTTATGTTTTGGAGGGTTGAGTGCTGTGCTTATCTTCTTCCATTTCCTAAACGCCGTcgtttttgttttctgtttggatttgtatgtaatttaaattgttttcttttgttttattttttaatttaatcagtTGTTGTATCTTGATATGTTTGCAGTGTGGTTTATCAAGCatgagtttaattattttaattttgaatttcaaaatattttacaaaactcatattcaaaatctttaaaaaatatatatttttatataaatttgagaattattaattataaatagaaACCGCTTAGAGGATCATTAAAGattgttgattttattaattattttataaacaaataataaaatataatttcaatatttgatATGGACAAAATTAATGCACAAGTTTTGAAGAAACCCATCTTCAAAATTCTCCGTTATTCATAATTACCTTCATTAATATGGAGATGTGTTTATGAAGTTAGAGTAAGATGAAAGTATGACACTAGGGCTTTTCATGTGGTTCAACAGTAGAATACTTTTAGAacttatgattttgaatttaaatagattaatttatgtttgtatttacgataatatatttatatgaaagttaaTGTCTTTATTAGATGCCATTATAAAGGTTTGATAGTATAAGATCTAACCTGAAACTTTCCTTTCATACCCACCAAAGGATCTTCTTCAATTATGAAATTACTTGGTCATAGGTCATTGACTTGTTGGTATCCAAGTCTTTGATGCCttgaatcaaaaaattaattttgtctaTTGCATCTAGTTATGTTTAAAGGGTTGACCTTGAACTCCTCATTTTTTACTTCACAACATTTATCTCCCAATTCTTCGAGTTCGCAAAGGACTTCAAAAACTTGCTGTTGACCTGCCTGTTGACATCCTGTATGGGCCTGCGATGACTTATCTCATATTCTCCGTGTATGGTTAAGATtctgtaaataaatattcagttgacgttattttaattatgaagaAAGGTGTGGTGTTGCAAACAGACAAATTATGCCTTGTCAGGACTAATAAATAACGGCAAATTATTCCACACGGACGACGAAGATTTTGGTTGGTTACAGCCTTTGGTTTCGTCATTTACATAAACTCTCAAGCATCTTGTTAGAGTGGGTGTCATTGTTGAACCAATTTTCTTTGATAGTGTTAATTTGATTGGCTCCATTGGATACCTCTGCTTCCTTGTGGTGGGGACTACATTTTACTTGGTTACCATTACCCAggaaattaattgattatataccCGAAATATCTTTAGGTTAGGTTCGATTCAACCTGAGGGTCGCTCGGGATTCAAtcgtatatataatatttaacttaaatataattgaattggtgtaatattattaaaaatttattattttaattaaaattaaataatattattgataaaataaataaaattatcaaataaataaatttaaaattaaattattaaattaaaattttaacttaaaatttattcatttaaatcACGTTAACTCAGGTCCACCACTAGAAATACTTAGGGGTAAtcactgaatttttaattatcattttgatgtcattaaagttaaatatttgtAAAGCTATTCTACTTAGAACTTTCAGAcgaaaatacaattattatttatagggGTACTGTATATCAAGTTGAATGAGAAAGGGAACTTGACTTTCATCtggcaaataaaaaaaaaatatatatatattattattttttgtttacatTTTGAAGAGCAGTTGGCACGTGGACCGTGGATTGTGGATTATTACCTAACACAGAGCTCCATTTTCATAAAAACTAGTATTCCAGTTTCTCCTCTTGTGGAAATTATTCAATATTGTTTACCATCTCTGAGTATGGCTGATGCAATTGTTAATCTTGCCTTGGAGCAGCTGGTTCAAATCACTGCTAAAAAGATAACGGAAGGGGTGAGGCTTGTTGGTAATGTCGAAAATGAAGTAGAAAAACTTCGGAGTAATCTTGAAGCCATTCAAGCTGTGCTACTGGATGCAGAGGAGAGGCAAATGAAAGGCGACAGAGCTGTGAGACGTTGGTTAGATCAGCTCAAAGACACATCCTACGACATGGAAGATGTGTTGGATGAGTGGAATACTGAAATCATGAAGTTGCAGGTTGAAGGAGATCTTAAAGATGCTCCTGCTCCTAAGCAGAAGGTGCCTTCCTTCTTCCTCTGTTCTTGCTTTGGTATCAAACAAGTTGTTTTGCGTCGTGATATAGcacaaaagataaaagaattaaataaaaaactagaTATTATTGCTAAAGAAAAAGATACATACAATTTCAAGGAAATGAAGAGTATTGAAGCACCCGAACGAGTTCAAACTACATCTTTAGTTGATGTGGCTGAAATATATGGTCGAGAATTTGAGAAGAATTCTTTGGTGAGTAAGTTGTTAGATGACggaaatgaaaaacaaaaagaccTTCTTGTTATCTCAGTTATAGGGATAGGAGGAATTGGAAAAACAACACTTACACAACTAGTTTACAATAATGACATGGTCAAAAGTCATTTTGACACAAGAGTTTGGGTGTGTGTATCAGATCGTTTTGATGAGTTTAGGGTTGCCAAAGCAATCATTGAAGGATTAAAATGTCGTACCGATAATTTAGTCGAACTGGAGTCTCTTTTGCAATGTATTTATCAATGTATTTCTGGCAaaaaatttcttcttattttagaTGATGTGTGGTCAGAAGATTACGATAAATggaaacaattttattattgtctaAAGAATGGCTCCCATGGTAGTAAAGTTTTGATTACAACAAGGAAATATACAGTTGCATCTATTATGGGATCAGTTGATCCTATTATTATGGAGAAATTATCTGAAGAGGAATGTTGGTTGTTGTTTAGACAATTTGCACTTTTTGGTAGGCCTCCTAAAGAGTGTGAAAAATTAGAGGAAATTGGAAGAGAAATTGTTGCAAAGTGCAAGGGCTTACCGCTTGCTGCAAAAACTCTTGGCAGTCTCTTGCGATTTAAGAGAACTAGAGATGAATGGCAACGAATTTTAGATAGTAAAATTTGGAAACTAGAAGAGATTAAGAAAGATCTTTTCTTACCTTTGATGTTGAGTTATAATGATTTGTCATCCGTGATAAAACAATGTTTTTCATATTGTGCTATCTTTCCAAAAGATCATAATATAAAGAAGGATCACTTGATCAAATTATGGATGGCTCAAGGTCATCTTGGGTTGGACAATGATACAGAGATGGAGGTAATAGGCCAAgagtattttgattatttaacaTCACGATCATTCTTCCAAGAGTTTCAAAAAGACAAAGATGGGAATATCATAAGCTGCAAGATGCATGATATAGTTCATGACTTTGCTCAATTTCTTAATAAGAACGAATATTGTACTGCAGAAATCAATGAGGGCAGTGAAGAGCTAGTCATAAACACTTCGAATGAGAAAGTCCGACATTCGATGTTAATGCTTTACAACATGGCTACCTTTCCCATCCCCCTTTGCAGCATCAAAAGTTTGCGGAGTCTCTTCATTGTTTGTAAAGGTTTCAAGTATATGAAGCCTAATGATGATCTACCAAATCTCTTTGGTGAATTGACATGTTTAAGGGCATTAGACATTAGTCCAAGATTGGGACCATCAAATTTGATTACAGTGATTccaaaagaagtaaaaaaattgatacatttgaaATATCTGAATTTGTCTGGATTGGATGTGAAAAAACTTCCAGAAACTTTATGTGAGTTATACAATCTACAAACTTTAGATATTTCTTTGTGTTTTATGCTTAAAGAACTGCCTCAAGAGATGGGGAAGTTGATAAACTTGAGGCATTTGATTAATCTTGAAACAGGATCATTAAGTTACATGCCCAAGGGAATTGAGAAATTAACTTGTCTCCGAACATTGAGTGAATTTATCGAAAATAGCAACAGCAGTGATGGTGGTAAAGCATGTAGTACGCTTGCATGCCTGAAAGATTTGAAACATTTAGGAGGACAACTTTATATTAGAGGGCTAGGAAATGTGACCAATGTGAGTGAGGTTAAGAGAATGCAAATTCTTAGCAAGAAGAAAAACCTCTTCTATTTAAAGCTACATTTCGATAAAGATGGAGAAAGAGAGAggaaaaatgatgatgatgagttacTTCTCGAGGCTTTGCAACCGCATCCAAATTTGGAGGAGCTAGATGTAACAGGTTACAGAGGTAGCACTTTTTGTTCTGATTGGATCATGTCATTAACCAGGCTGAGGGTATTGCGTCTCTACAGTTGCAAAAATTGTATGCATTTGTCTCCCTTGGGAAAATTGCCATCACTTGAATCACTAATCATAGAGGGAATGAATGTGAAAAAAATAGTTACGGGGATCGAAAGCGATGGTGAATTTTCATCATCTACATCAGTTATTCTCTTTCCCAAGTTGAAAGTTCTTCAATTCTGGTTTGTTTCCGAATGGGAAGAGTGTGAATACGCGAATACAATCTTGCCATGCCTTGATACTTTGTCAATCAATTGCTGTGGAAAATTACGTGCACTGCCTGATGCCATTCTCCAGGGGGCGAAAAATCTACAACATTTGGACATTTATCAAAGTTATTCTTTGAAAGAACGATACAGAAATGGAACAGGAGAGGACTGGCAAAAGATCTCCCACATTCCCAATATCAAATTCACTGATTCATATCTTCAAAGAGACCCACTCCCACTCCGTTGAGTTCTGAAATGGCTGCAATTACCAACCATCAATCCACAAAGGTAACTTCTCCGCATCCtctaatattaaaagtaatgtTTATAGTGTGGAATGAGCAGAAAATTTAGGACGTTTTTACCCGTGTTTGACAAAGTTTAATTGCAGGAGATGTGCAGAAATATTGAGGATGCGGTTAAAGTTAGTAATTTATGGCGGTTGCAGTGTTTTGGTGAAAGGAACAGAGAAGATAGTTATGCAAAAAGAAAGTTGGATTTCACTTGTGTCACTGTTTGTATGAGTTTCGGTTTGGTTTTGTCCATTAAGTAGTTTGTTTTTACGGTGCTTGGACAACTTTCTTTGTATTTGCATGTAATGTTTGGTAAATCGGTATGTTTGATTGGAAATTAGTGTAGAATgcaaaatatatgttatatgcTATGAGCTGAACATATTGGTATatcatttgtaaataaatatatgttatgttTAGTATTAtccttttaattaatttctttgttcTGGTGTATAATtttaaggtcaaaagacttattcccacccaggGTTTGTCATGGTGTATAATCGTAAGCAATCAACCGCCCAGGCACAAAACAGTAATTGACTTTTCACATGAAAGGTTCTATATCTTTACAT from Mangifera indica cultivar Alphonso chromosome 6, CATAS_Mindica_2.1, whole genome shotgun sequence encodes the following:
- the LOC123218978 gene encoding putative disease resistance protein RGA3 encodes the protein MAEAIVILALEHLVQITAQKIEEEVRLVGDVKKKLKKLQSNLEAIQAVLHDAEERQVKDDKAVRRWLDQLKDTSYDMEDVLDEWNTEIIKLQLEGDLEDAPAPKRKVPSFLLCLSFGIKQVVLRRDIAQKIKKLNKKLDIIAKEKDAYNFKEMKSIKTLERVQSTSLVDVTEIYGREFEKKSLVSKLLDERNEEQKNLHVISLVGMGGIGKTTLAQLAYNNDEVMSHFDTRIWVCVSNPFDEFRVAKAITEGLKCPTNNLVELKSLLQCICQSIMGKKFLLVLDDVWSEDYDKWQQFYHCLKKGSRGSKVLITTRKDTVASIMGSIDLIIIKDLSEEECWLLFRQLAFFGRPPKECEKLEEIGREIVAKFNGLPLAAKTIGSLMRFKRTRDEWQRILDSEIWKLEEIEKSLLSPLMLSYNDLPSMIKRCFLYCAIFPKDHNINKDQLIKLWMAQGYLGLKKDTEMEIIGQEYFNHLASRSFFQEFQKDEDGNIISCKMHDIIHDFAQFLTTNEYFTMDIYGGSRDPVINTSAQHSMLTLKKGATFPISISSLKSLRSLLIGCEGYEYLVPNGVLPNLFGELTCLRALDMSSEILKLNLIATIPKEVKKLIHLKYLNLSGQDVEKLPETLCELYNLQILDVSWCLKLKELPQGMGKLMSLRHLINFETRSLSCMPKAIEKLTCLRTLSDFFIKSSSRDGSKACSTLACLKDLKHLRGTLEIRGLGNVTNVSEVKRMQILSNKKNLFYLKLHFDKDGEGERKKDDDELLLEALQPHPNLEKLNITGYRGSTFRSDWITSLTRLRVLRLYSCKNCMHLSPLGKLPSLELLIIEGMNVKNVVTGIESDGEFSSSTSVILFPKLEVLQFWFVSEWEECEYANTILPCLDTLSINCCVKLRALPDAILQGAKNLQHLDIYQSYSLKERYKNGTGEDWQKISHIPNIKFNDSFLQRDPLPLR
- the LOC123219381 gene encoding putative disease resistance protein RGA4, yielding MADAIVNLALEQLVQITAKKITEGVRLVGNVENEVEKLRSNLEAIQAVLLDAEERQMKGDRAVRRWLDQLKDTSYDMEDVLDEWNTEIMKLQVEGDLKDAPAPKQKVPSFFLCSCFGIKQVVLRRDIAQKIKELNKKLDIIAKEKDTYNFKEMKSIEAPERVQTTSLVDVAEIYGREFEKNSLVSKLLDDGNEKQKDLLVISVIGIGGIGKTTLTQLVYNNDMVKSHFDTRVWVCVSDRFDEFRVAKAIIEGLKCRTDNLVELESLLQCIYQCISGKKFLLILDDVWSEDYDKWKQFYYCLKNGSHGSKVLITTRKYTVASIMGSVDPIIMEKLSEEECWLLFRQFALFGRPPKECEKLEEIGREIVAKCKGLPLAAKTLGSLLRFKRTRDEWQRILDSKIWKLEEIKKDLFLPLMLSYNDLSSVIKQCFSYCAIFPKDHNIKKDHLIKLWMAQGHLGLDNDTEMEVIGQEYFDYLTSRSFFQEFQKDKDGNIISCKMHDIVHDFAQFLNKNEYCTAEINEGSEELVINTSNEKVRHSMLMLYNMATFPIPLCSIKSLRSLFIVCKGFKYMKPNDDLPNLFGELTCLRALDISPRLGPSNLITVIPKEVKKLIHLKYLNLSGLDVKKLPETLCELYNLQTLDISLCFMLKELPQEMGKLINLRHLINLETGSLSYMPKGIEKLTCLRTLSEFIENSNSSDGGKACSTLACLKDLKHLGGQLYIRGLGNVTNVSEVKRMQILSKKKNLFYLKLHFDKDGERERKNDDDELLLEALQPHPNLEELDVTGYRGSTFCSDWIMSLTRLRVLRLYSCKNCMHLSPLGKLPSLESLIIEGMNVKKIVTGIESDGEFSSSTSVILFPKLKVLQFWFVSEWEECEYANTILPCLDTLSINCCGKLRALPDAILQGAKNLQHLDIYQSYSLKERYRNGTGEDWQKISHIPNIKFTDSYLQRDPLPLR